A DNA window from Pongo abelii isolate AG06213 chromosome 2, NHGRI_mPonAbe1-v2.0_pri, whole genome shotgun sequence contains the following coding sequences:
- the ZNF445 gene encoding zinc finger protein 445 isoform X3: MEDTPAAQMPALFQREGCPGDQVTPTRSLTAQLQETMTFKDVEVTFSQDEWGWLDSAQRNLYRDVMLENYRNMASLVGPFTKPALISWLEAREPWGLNMQAAQPKGNPGAAPTGDDLQIKTNKFILNQEPLEETETLAVSSGCPATSVSEGIGLRESFQQKSRQKDQCENPIQVRVKKEETNFSRRTGKDSEVSGSNSLDLKHVTYLRVSGRKESLKHGCGKHFRMSSHHYDYKKYGKGLRHMIGGFSLHQRIHSGLKGNKKDVCGKDFSLSSHHQHGQSLHMVGVSFKCSDCGRSFSHSSHLAYHQRLHTQEKAFKCRVCGKAFRWSSNCARHEKIHTGVKPYKCDLCEKAFRRLSAYRLHRETHAKKKFLELNQYRAALTYSSGFDHHLGDQSGEKLFDCSQCRKSFHCKSYVLEHQRIHTQEKPYKCTKCRKTFRWRSNFTRHMRLHEEEKFYKQDECREGFRQSPDCSQPQGAPAVEKTFLCQQCGKTFTRKKTLVDHQRIHTGEKPYQCSDCGKDFAYRSAFIVHKKKHAMKRKPEGGPSFSQDTVFQVPQSSHSREEPYKCSQCGKAFRNHSFLLIHQRVHTGEKPYKCRECGKAFRWSSNLYRHQRIHSLQKQYDCHESEKTPNVEPKILTGEKRFWCQECGKTFTRKRTLLDHKGIHSGEKRYKCNLCGKSYDRNYRLVNHQRIHSTERPFKCQWCGKEFIGRHTLSSHQRRHTRAAQAERSPPARSSSQDTKLRLQKLKPSEEMPLEDCKEACSQSSRITGLQDISIGKKCHKCSICGKTFNKSSQLISHKRFHTRERPFKCSKCGKTFRWSSNLARHMKNHIRD; encoded by the exons ATACTCCTGCTGCCCAGATGCCTGCCCTTTTCCAGAGAGAGGGGTGCCCAGGAGACCAGGTAACACCAACCAGGTCCCTGACAGCCCAGCTCCAG GAGACTATGACTTTCAAGGATGTGGAGGTGACCTTCTCCCAGGACGAGTGGGGGTGGCTGGACTCTGCTCAGAGGAACCTGTACAGGGATGTGATGCTGGAGAATTATAGGAACATGGCTTCTCTGG TGGGACCATTCACCAAACCTGCTCTGATCTCCTGGTTGGAAGCAAGGGAGCCATGGGGCCTGAACATGCAGGCAGCTCAGCCTAAGGGGAATCCAGGTGCTGCCCCTACAG GAGATGACCTccagattaaaacaaacaaattcatCTTAAATCAGGAACCTttggaagaaacagaaaccttAGCTGTGTCATCAGGATGTCCTGCGACAAGTGTTTCTGAGGGAATTGGGCTCAGAGAATCTTTTCAACAGAAGAGCAGGCAGAAGGATCAATGTGAAAATCCCATACAAGTAAGAGTTAAGAAAGAAGAGACCAATTTCAGTCGCAGGACAGGAAAAGACTCTGAAGTATCAGGAAGTAATAGTCTTGACTTAAAACACGTTACATATTTGAGAGTTTCTGGAAGAAAGGAATCCCTTAAACATGGCTGTGGCAAACACTTCAGAATGAGTTCACACCACTATGACTACAAGAAATACGGGAAGGGGCTCAGACACATGATTGGGGGCTTCAGCctacatcagagaattcatagtGGACTGAAAGGGAACAAAAAGGACGTGTGTGGAAAAGACTTCAGCCTTAGCTCTCATCACCAACATGGGCAGAGTCTTCACATGGTGGGAGTGTCATTTAAGTGCAGTGACTGTGGAAGGTCTTTCAGTCATAGCTCCCATCTTGCATATCATCAGAGACTTCACACTCAAGAGAAAGCATTTAAATGTAGGGTGTGTGGGAAAGCCTTCCGGTGGAGTTCCAACTGTGCGCGACATGAGAAAATTCACACTGGAGTGAAGCCTTATAAATGCGATTTATGTGAGAAAGCTTTCCGACGTCTGTCAGCCTACCGTCTGCACCGAGAAACCCACGCTAAGAAGAAATTTCTTGAATTGAATCAGTATAGGGCAGCTCTCACCTACAGCTCGGGGTTTGATCATcatttgggagaccaaagtggggaGAAACTCTTCGACTGCAGCCAGTGCAGGAAATCCTTCCACTGTAAGTCATATGTTCTTGAACATCAAAGGATTCACACCCAGGAGAAGCCCTATAAATGTACCAAATGTAGGAAAACCTTTAGGTGGAGATCAAACTTTACTCGTCATATGAGGTTACATGAGGAGGAAAAGTTCTACAAACAAGATGAATGTCGTGAAGGCTTCAGGCAATCTCCTGACTGCAGTCAGCCCCAGGGTGCTCCCGCTgtggagaaaacatttttgtgTCAGCAGTGTGGGAAAACTTTTACTAGAAAGAAAACTCTCGTTGACCACCAGAGAATTCACACAGGTGAGAAACCTTACCAGTGTAGCGATTGTGGGAAGGACTTTGCCTATAGATCAGCCTTTATTGTTCATAAGAAGAAGCATGCCATGAAAAGAAAACCTGAGGGCGGGCCATCTTTTAGTCAGGACACAGTGTTCCAGGTTCCTCAGAGCAGTCACTCCAGAGAGGAGCCCTACAAATGCAGCCAGTGTGGCAAGGCCTTCCGCAATCACTCATTCCTCCTCATCCATCagagagttcacactggagagaagccgtATAAGTGCAGggagtgtgggaaagccttcagatGGAGTTCCAATCTCTACCGACATCAGAGGATTCACTCTCTTCAAAAACAGTATGATTGCCATGAAAGTGAAAAGACTCCAAATGTGGAGCCAAAAATCCTCACTGGTGAGAAACGTTTTTGGTGTCAAGAATGTGGGAAAACCTTTACACGTAAAAGAACCCTTTTAGATCATAAGGGAATACACAGTGGAGAGAAGCGCTATAAATGTAATCTGTGTGGAAAATCTTATGATAGAAACTATCGCCTTGTTAACCATCAGAGGATCCACTCTACAGAGAGACCTTTCAAATGTCAGTGGTGTGGGAAAGAGTTCATTGGGAGACATACCCTTTCCAGTCACCAGAGGAGACACACCAGAGCAGCACAGGCTGAACGTAGCCCGCCTGCGAGGTCTTCCTCTCAGGACACAAAGTTGAGATTACAGAAGCTAAAACCAAGTGAAGAGATGCCCCTCGAAGACTGCAAAGAAGCTTGCAGCCAGAGCTCTAGGATCACTGGACTCCAGGACATAAGCATTGGGAAAAAGTGCCACAAATGCAGCATATGTGGGAAAACTTTTAACAAGAGTTCACAGCTCATTAGCCACAAGAGATTTCATACTCGAGAGAGGCCCTTCAAATGCAGCAAGTGTGGAAAGACCTTCAGGTGGTCTTCGAACCTGGCTCGGCATATGAAAAACCATATTAGAGATTAG